The DNA region CCTTGATGAGGCCGGGGTAGGGGCCTCTGACGCGGTGATGATCGGCGACACCACGTTTGACATGGAAATGGCGCGCGCGGCGGGGACCTGTGCAATCGGGGTCAACTGGGGCTACCACCCGGCTGAATCGCTCGATGCGGCGCTGGTGATCTCGGGGTTTTCGCAATTGCCGCGAGCGATAGATACCGTTCTGCCCTTGAAAGCGGAGAATCGTCTATGAGTGTAAAGAAAATCAAGCGGTTTTGGAAAGAAGCCACCGTCGCGCCCCTGGACGACGGATTTACCGTTCTGCTTGACGGGCGCGCGCTGCAAACCCCGGCCAAGCAACCTTTGGTGGTGCCGATGGATGCGCTGGCGGCACGGATTGCGGCCGAATGGGACGCTCAGGAGGGTGAGGTTGACCCGATGGCCATGCCGTTCACCCGGTCGGCCAATGCGGCCATCGACAAGGTGCGCGTGCAGCATGCAGAAGTGGCCGACCTTATAGCCGCCTATGGCGACGCTGATCTCCTATGCTATCGCGCCGAAACGCCTCAAGAGCTTGTGGCGCGACAGCAAGCCGGGTGGGATCCGCTTCTTGAATGGGCGCGTGATGATCAAGGGATTGATCTCAGGTATTTTTCCGGTGTCATACACCAACCGCAAAGCTCCGAGGCTTTGGGCCGCATTGCGGCCCTGACGCGGGCAATGGATGCCTATGAATTGACCGCATTTCATGACCTGGTCAGCCTCAGCGGCTCGTATGTGCTTGGTCTGGCTGCGGCGCGCAGGCAGCAACCAGCGACGGCGCTCTGGGATTTGTCGCGCATCGACGAGACCTGGCAGGAGGAGCAATGGGGCGCCGACGAAGAAGCCACGGCCATGGCCGCGATCAAACGCACCGCTTTCTTGCACGCGGCAGATCTGTTTCGGATCGCGTCCCAGAGCTGATCGAGGTTTACCTTTGGTAAATTGCTTGAAAAGCGAGCTGAAAGTCCAAACTCCCCGATTGCAATCATTCTTTCTGCTGATGAAACGCTTGACGTTTTGCGATGAATCCGACCAGACTTGTCTGCATTGAAGGGGCAGCAACCCTTCGAAATTCGAACCCGGCTGGGACAGCCGGAGAATATCGCCTGCAAAACGGCGGACAATCAGGAAGAGGTAAAAATGAAAAGAACCGTATTTCTCGGCGCACTAACAGTAGCAGGTTTGACCGCCGGAGTCGCTGCTGCTGGTACGCTTGATGACGTAAAAGCCCGTGGCAAGCTGAACTGTGGTGTTTCAACTGGCCTTGCCGGTTTCTCCCTGCCTGACGCCAATGGCGAATGGAAAGGTTTTGACGTTGATGTGTGCCGCGCTGTTGCGGCTGCCGTTCTTGGCGACTCCAAGGCAGTTGAGTTCGTGCCGACAACTGGCAAAACCCGGTTCACCGCGCTCGCCTCTGGCGAGATCGACCTGTTGGCTCGTAACACAACCTGGACTTTCTCGCGCGATGTCGATCTCAAGTTCACCTTCATTGGCGTGAACTACTATGACGGCCAAGGCTTCATGGTGCCAAAATCGCTCGGCGTCAGCTCGGCGAAAGAGCTTGATGGCTCGACCGTCTGCATTCAGACCGGCACCACGACCGAGTTGAACCTCGCGGATTTCTTCCGCACGAATAACATCAGCTATGAGCCGGTTCCGATTGAAACCAACGCCGAAGCACAACAGCAGTATCTCGCTGGCGCTTGCGACGTTTACACCACCGACGCATCCGGCCTGGCCGCAACGCGTGCAACTTTCGAAAATCCGGGCGATCACATCGTTCTGCCCGAAATCATCTCGAAAGAGCCGCTTGGCCCGCTCGTGCGTCATGGGGACGACGAATGGGGCGACGTGGCGCGCTGGACGCTGAACGCGCTGATCGCAGCCGAAGAGCTCGGCATCACATCGGCCAATATCGGCGAGATGTCGGCGGCTGCGGGCAACAACCCCGAGATCAACCGTCTGCTCGGCACCGAAGGCAACCTCGGCGAGATGCTCGGCCTCAGTGCTGATTGGGCCAAGAATGCGATCATGGCCGGTGGCAACTATGGCGAGCTTTTCGAGAAGAACATCGGTGAATCGACACCGATCGGCATCTCGCGTGGTCTCAACGCACAGTGGACCAATGGCGGGCTGATCTACGCACCGCCGTTCCGCTAAGACTTGAGGGAAAGGGCGCGGATCACTTCCGCGCCCTTTTCCAAACCAAAGAAGCGGGCTTTTTCGAGCGGGGCAAACCTCGCCGATGATAGGGTCCGGGCAACAGACAGGGACGTCGCCTATGACAACGCTTACCGACCCTCCGAGCGAGGGATTTCGGCTATCGCAACTCATCTATGACACGCGCTACCGATCCATGACGATCCAGGTTGTCGCGCTGATCGGTTTTCTTTTACTAATTGGCTGGCTGATATCCAACACGGCGCAGAATCTTTCTGATCTCGGCAAGGAACCGTCGTTTCGGTTTCTGAGTGAGCCCGCAGGTTATGACATTAACCAGCGTCTGATCGACTACAACAACCAGCACTCGCATTTCCGTGCCGCCATTGCCGGTATCCTCAACACCCTTCTGGTGGCGGCCCTTGGTTGTATCGCGGCCACTGTGCTTGGTGTGCTGATCGGCGTCCTGCGTCTTTCCAAGAACTGGCTCGTGTCGCGGCTGATGGCGATCTATGTTGAAATCTTCCGCAATGTGCCCGTGCTGCTCTGGATCGTTTTCATCATGGCGATTCTGATTGAAAGCTTACCGCATCCCAAAGAATTCCGAGGCGATCCGCCCAATTCTTCGATGTGGCTGTTTGATTCGCTGGCGTTTTCCAATCAGGGTGTGTTTATCCCGCGCATCGTCCCGGCCAGTTATTTCTGGGTTCTGATTCTGGCCGTGATCTGTTCACTACTGGGCATCCGTTATTTGCGAAAACGTGCTGCTCGGATTCAGGAGCAGACCGGCCAACGCCCTAAAACGTTGCTGGCTTCGCTGGGTCTTGTCATTGTCCCTTTTGGTTTGGCTTTCCTGGCGGTCTCGGCCGTCACCACACAGCGTCAACAGGCCTATATCGCCGGGGGCGTTGCAGGGGTTGATACCCTGTCGGCCTTTGCGGAAGAAAAGGGCGCTATCTCTTATTGCCACTCTGGTGGTGACGCGGCCTCGCTGAACGGGCTGCGATATCTTGTGGCGTCCGAAGTGCCGCAGCGGCGACGCCAATACTTCAGCCCAAATGCTTCGCTTAATGCGATGGCAGAGGGGAAATGCGATCTGATGGTCGTGAGTGCAAACCGCATCGACGCCACTCTGAACGACATCAAAGAACGCTGCTTTGCCACGTCCACCGCACATCTTGATCGTGTGAGCGAAAAGGCACGTGAAGTCATTGCCGCTGGTGGCAAGGATGTCGACAAGGCGCGCGCCCAGATTGAAACCAACTCAAAGCTGATCATCAGGGCCCGTGAAACCTGTGAAGCCATGCCGCTTTCAGTGCTTCCCGCTGATTTCACCGAAGGCAAGGCGATTGAAGTTGAACTCCCTGCGATTACCGAAAAAGGTATTCCGCGGTTTGAGGGCGGCACTCATCTGCGCAACTCACTGATCGCGCTCTGGATCGCCCTTTCGCTCTATACGGCGGCCTTCATCGCTGAAATCGTGCGCGCGGGGATCATGGCAATCAGCTCCGGTCAGACCGAAGCGGCAGCGGCGCTTGGATTGCGCTCCAAGCGTATCATGAGCCTTGTGGTTCTGCCCCAGGCGCTCCGGGTGATTATTCCGCCATTGATTTCTCAATACCTGAACCTGACCAAGAACAGCTCTTTGGCAATTGCCGTAGGGTATATGGACATTACAGGCACTCTGATGGGCATCACGCTCAACCAGACAGGTCGAGAACTGGAAACGGTGCTGTTGGGCATGCTGATCTATCTCACCATCTCGCTTAGCATCTCAGCGGTGATGAACTGGTATAACAACCGAATGAAATTGGTGGAGCGGTAATATGAGCGACACACATGCCGAAACTGTCGCCTTTGTGCGCGACACTATGCTTCCCGAACGCGAGCCTCCTGCGTCGACGACCGGGGCCGTTGGGTGGATGCGCCAGAATCTGTTTTCCGGCGTTTTGAACTCTGCGCTGACGGTGCTGTCGCTGTTGTTCGTTCTCTATGTGCTTGCGACGGTATTACCTTGGATCATGTCGCCGACATGGAACGCAGCGTCGCTGACTGAATGCCGCGCGCTCTTGCTTGAAATTGGCCGCGAAGGGCATTTTAGCGGAGCTTGCTGGGGGGTGATCCGGGATCGTTGGGTTCAGCTTTTCTTTGGTTTTTACCCTGCGGACCTCTATTGGCGCCCAATTCTGGCCTTTCTGCTTCTCGCCGTAGCTCTGGCGCCGGTCCTGTTTTCTGACAAGGTTCCGGCAAAGCTGCTGTGGTTCACGGCGGTCTATCCGCTGATCTTCCCATGGCTTCTTTGGGGGGGCGCGGTCTGGGTGCCGCTTTTGGTGCTTCTCGGTTTGGTTCTGGCTTTTGCAATCTACAAACTGGTCGAGAGCCGGACTTCTTCGTTGATGGCGATCATCGTTGCGACGATCTTTGTTGCGGCTTGGTTTGTCTGGGGGCTCGCGGCGGTTTCGGGGGCGACAAACACTGCCGTCGGCACAGCTCGGATTGATAGCAGGCTTGTGCAGCTGAATTCCGATATCGAAGCTCTGAGCGCTGACTCCACGCGCTTGGATGCTGAAATCAAAGAAACTCAGGCCAGCATTAATGAAGCCCTGAAAGTCGGAGACGATGCCCTCGCATCCGGTGAAGGTGCTTATGCTGCGCTGATCGACAAGGTCAAACCGGAGCGTGTTACGCTGGCAAACCTGCGCACTGAGAAAAACGTGGTCGATACGCAGCTTTCGGATATGGAAACGCTCAAGCGGCGAATCCTCGATATGCCCGCGCTTGAAGAAAAACTACCCGCCCTGCGCGACGCCGCAGCACAAGCTCGGGCAGCTTTGCCCGATACTGTCTCACACATACATACCGAAAACGGTCTCAAGGCGTTCAAGGTTCGGATTGTTGCGGAAGACCTCGATATTCCGGCCGGCGATGTCGATGCCTTGGAAGAAGCGCTCAAGCTCGAAAGCGATGCGAAATCGACGCAGTCGACCATCGACATGACCTATGCCGACGTCGCCCGCATCGGGCTGCGGCCCGTGCAAAGTCGCGATTTCGGGGGAATGATGCTGTCGCTTACTATCGGGGTCGTGGCCATCGCCATATCTCTACCGCTGGGGATTCTTCTGGCGCTGGGTCGGCAATCCGATCTGCCGCTTCTGAAGTCGCTCTGTGTTGGCTTTATCGAGTTCATTCGCGGTGTGCCGCTGATCACGCTGCTGTTCGTCGCCTCGACGCTTTTGAACATCTTCCTGCCGCCAGGCACGAGCTTTGATATCATCCTGCGGGTGATCATCATGGCCACGCTGTTTGCCTCTGCCTATATGGCCGAAGTGATCCGCGGCGGCCTTGCTGCTCTGCCCACGGGTCAGTACGAAGGGGCCGATAGTCTTGGCCTCAACTATTGGCAGGCACAGCGCCTGATCATAATGCCGCAGGCGTTGAAAATCTCGATCCCAGGCATCGTTTCCACATTCATCGGGCTGTTCAAGGATACCACGCTGGTGTCGATCATTGGTCTGCTCGATCCGCTCGGGCTCAGCACCGCGATTCGGGCTGATTCGGCCTGGAACGGTATCGTCTGGGAGATCTACGGGTTCATCGCGCTGATGTTCTTCATCTTCTGTTTCTCCATGTCCCGCTATTCCATGTATCTGGAGCGCAAGCTCCATACCGGTCGCTAAGGAGGCCCCTATGTCACAACTTGCAACCGAACGTGAAATCGACCGCTCGAAGATGCAGGTGAGCGACGAAGTCGCCATCGAAATCACCAATATGAACAAGTGGTATGGCACATTCCATGTGCTGCGCGACATCAACCTTACCGTGCAGCAGGGCGAACGGATCGTTATCGCGGGTCCGTCAGGCTCGGGTAAATCGACGCTGATCCGCTGCATCAACGCGCTGGAAGAACATCAGCAGGGCAAGATCGTGGTCGATGGCACGGTGCTTTCGAACGATCTCAAGAACATCGACAAGATCCGCCGCGAGGTCGGCATGGTGTTCCAGCATTTCAACCTCTTCCCGCATCTCAGCATTCTCGACAATCTGACTCTCGCGCCGATCTGGGTGCGCAAGATCCCCCGTCGCGAGGCCGAGGAAACCGCGATGCACTATCTCGAAAAGGTCAAGATCCCCGAACAGGCCGACAAATTCCCCGGCCAACTCTCGGGTGGTCAGCAACAGCGGGTGGCGATTGCCCGCAGCCTGTGTATGCAGCCCCGGATCATGCTGTTTGACGAACCCACCTCGGCGCTTGACCCCGAGATGATCAAGGAAGTTCTCGACACGATGATCGAGCTGGCGGAAGAAGGCATGACCATGCTCTGCGTGACCCACGAGATGGGTTTTGCCCGTCAGGTCGCCAACCGCGTGATTTTTATGGATGCTGGCCAAATCATCGAACAGAACGAGCCGGAAGAGTTCTTCAACAACCCGCAGAGCGAACGCACCAAGCTGTTCCTCAGCCAGATTCTGGGTCACTGAACGCGGGACTATCGCAGCGAAACGGGCAGGGGCGTTTCCCTGCCCGTTTTCTATTTCGAGCAGGGTTTTGCCAAGCTAACTCCGCCGCAAGAGCACGATCCGATTGGTGTTGGTGCCCTTGGTTCCATTCGAGATGCCCCAGCAATTGGCCGTCTTGGTGAAATCCTGATCATTCACCATCAC from Rhodobacteraceae bacterium LMO-JJ12 includes:
- a CDS encoding ATPase codes for the protein MSVKKIKRFWKEATVAPLDDGFTVLLDGRALQTPAKQPLVVPMDALAARIAAEWDAQEGEVDPMAMPFTRSANAAIDKVRVQHAEVADLIAAYGDADLLCYRAETPQELVARQQAGWDPLLEWARDDQGIDLRYFSGVIHQPQSSEALGRIAALTRAMDAYELTAFHDLVSLSGSYVLGLAAARRQQPATALWDLSRIDETWQEEQWGADEEATAMAAIKRTAFLHAADLFRIASQS
- a CDS encoding amino acid ABC transporter substrate-binding protein; amino-acid sequence: MKRTVFLGALTVAGLTAGVAAAGTLDDVKARGKLNCGVSTGLAGFSLPDANGEWKGFDVDVCRAVAAAVLGDSKAVEFVPTTGKTRFTALASGEIDLLARNTTWTFSRDVDLKFTFIGVNYYDGQGFMVPKSLGVSSAKELDGSTVCIQTGTTTELNLADFFRTNNISYEPVPIETNAEAQQQYLAGACDVYTTDASGLAATRATFENPGDHIVLPEIISKEPLGPLVRHGDDEWGDVARWTLNALIAAEELGITSANIGEMSAAAGNNPEINRLLGTEGNLGEMLGLSADWAKNAIMAGGNYGELFEKNIGESTPIGISRGLNAQWTNGGLIYAPPFR
- a CDS encoding ABC transporter permease subunit (The N-terminal region of this protein, as described by TIGR01726, is a three transmembrane segment that identifies a subfamily of ABC transporter permease subunits, which specificities that include histidine, arginine, glutamine, glutamate, L-cystine (sic), the opines (in Agrobacterium) octopine and nopaline, etc.) — protein: MTTLTDPPSEGFRLSQLIYDTRYRSMTIQVVALIGFLLLIGWLISNTAQNLSDLGKEPSFRFLSEPAGYDINQRLIDYNNQHSHFRAAIAGILNTLLVAALGCIAATVLGVLIGVLRLSKNWLVSRLMAIYVEIFRNVPVLLWIVFIMAILIESLPHPKEFRGDPPNSSMWLFDSLAFSNQGVFIPRIVPASYFWVLILAVICSLLGIRYLRKRAARIQEQTGQRPKTLLASLGLVIVPFGLAFLAVSAVTTQRQQAYIAGGVAGVDTLSAFAEEKGAISYCHSGGDAASLNGLRYLVASEVPQRRRQYFSPNASLNAMAEGKCDLMVVSANRIDATLNDIKERCFATSTAHLDRVSEKAREVIAAGGKDVDKARAQIETNSKLIIRARETCEAMPLSVLPADFTEGKAIEVELPAITEKGIPRFEGGTHLRNSLIALWIALSLYTAAFIAEIVRAGIMAISSGQTEAAAALGLRSKRIMSLVVLPQALRVIIPPLISQYLNLTKNSSLAIAVGYMDITGTLMGITLNQTGRELETVLLGMLIYLTISLSISAVMNWYNNRMKLVER
- a CDS encoding amino acid ABC transporter ATP-binding protein — protein: MQVSDEVAIEITNMNKWYGTFHVLRDINLTVQQGERIVIAGPSGSGKSTLIRCINALEEHQQGKIVVDGTVLSNDLKNIDKIRREVGMVFQHFNLFPHLSILDNLTLAPIWVRKIPRREAEETAMHYLEKVKIPEQADKFPGQLSGGQQQRVAIARSLCMQPRIMLFDEPTSALDPEMIKEVLDTMIELAEEGMTMLCVTHEMGFARQVANRVIFMDAGQIIEQNEPEEFFNNPQSERTKLFLSQILGH